The DNA region CAGCGTGATCGTGTACAACAAGTACATCCTCGACCGGAAGCTCTACGACTGGCCGTATCCGATCTCCCTCACGATGATCCACATGGCCTTCTGCTCCTCCCTCGCATACCTCCTCATCAACGTCTTCAAGGTCGTCGAGCCAGTGTCAATGTCCCGGGAGCTCTACCTCAAGTCGGTCGTCCCCATCGGGGCGCTGTACTCCCTTAGCCTTTGGTTCTCCAACTCCGCCTATATCTACCTTTCCGTGTCGTTCATCCAGATGCTCAAGGCTCTTATGCCCGTGGCCGTGTACTCTATCGGGATTTTGTTCAAGAAGGATACTTTTCGGGCTAATGTGATGGCTAACATGGTCTCCATCACGGTTGGAGTCGCGATTGCCGCCTATGGCGAGGCCAAGTTCGACCTTTTCGGGGTGCTCCTCCAGCTTGGGGCCGTGGCCTTCGAGGCCACCCGGCTCGTCCTGATCCAAATCCTGCTCACCTCTATGGGCATCAAACTTAATCCGATCACATCCCTCTACTATGTCGCCCCCTGCTGCCTAGTCTTCCTATCGATCCCGTGGGCAATTATGGAATTCCCCATCCTGAGGCAGACCTCGAGCTTCCACTTCGACTTCTTCATCTTCGGGACGAACGCGCTTTGCGCCTTCGCATTGAACCTCGCGGTCTTCTTGCTTGTCGGGAAGACGTCCGCCCTCACGATGAATGTGGCGGGCGTAGTCAAAGACTGGCTTTTGATTGCTTTCTCGTGGTCAGTGATTAAGGACACTGTGACCCCAATCAATCTGTTCGGGTACGGGATCGCGTTCTTGGGCGTGGCCTATTATAACCACGCTAAGCTGCAGGCTCTCAAGGCCTCGGAGGCGAACCAGCAAGCAAAGGGCCCCCAGCAAGACGATGAGGAGGTCGGGAAGCTCTTGGAGGTGAAAGACAGTGAGAAGAGCCAATCGCAGGGTTGATCTCGCCAAACTTATCGGTATGAAAAAGCTAGAAGTAATGATAAATCACCCTGCATAAATCGTATGAATTAGTCCTTCCGGACACTGTACTTGTTGCAACGCAATGAAATGACTAGCTTCTCTGTTCTGTTATACGAGTACCACGAACGCATAGTCCAAAATCCGATGTAGTTTCGTGAAGTTTTATCGTCGATAGTTAGGATACTGTCGCACTTTTATCGGTATAACTTAAAA from Punica granatum isolate Tunisia-2019 chromosome 3, ASM765513v2, whole genome shotgun sequence includes:
- the LOC116201110 gene encoding probable sugar phosphate/phosphate translocator At2g25520, with the protein product MALSPAVVKKVLLSYAYVAIWIFLSFSVIVYNKYILDRKLYDWPYPISLTMIHMAFCSSLAYLLINVFKVVEPVSMSRELYLKSVVPIGALYSLSLWFSNSAYIYLSVSFIQMLKALMPVAVYSIGILFKKDTFRANVMANMVSITVGVAIAAYGEAKFDLFGVLLQLGAVAFEATRLVLIQILLTSMGIKLNPITSLYYVAPCCLVFLSIPWAIMEFPILRQTSSFHFDFFIFGTNALCAFALNLAVFLLVGKTSALTMNVAGVVKDWLLIAFSWSVIKDTVTPINLFGYGIAFLGVAYYNHAKLQALKASEANQQAKGPQQDDEEVGKLLEVKDSEKSQSQG